TCGTTCACGAGTAAATGCAACGTTGAGAGCTGATTGACGAACTGGCAATCGTTCTCTACAGTAGTTGGACGTTATCTCAAAACTGATTTTTAGGACTTGGGTCTCAACAAACAAACTTATTCACGTTTCGTTATCTTATATAACTCCAATTTCGTACTTCGTCAAAACCACTGCATTTAATGGTAGACAGCTGATGTATAAACGCAATGCGTAAAACAGTATGCGATATGTACAATTCATACgtacttttatattactatGTACCagtctatatgtatatagagatatatagttatatatatagatgtaTGCATAAGCGCATATATTTACGAGTGATTGGATACAACGTGCTTATTGCTAATGCATATGAAtcatgtaaaaaataaattgaaacgtaTTACCATATACATACAActtgtttgtaaaatttacatttatatataggtctaaattattattaaatacaatataatatattttgtaaaaattgcatatttttcatttttgatatttaattattacatttaatgcAATGTTAATgcaatgttaatttttataatagaatGATAATTTCATCTTGTACAAACCAGATTCTTTTACAGATTTATTCATGCGCAAATTGAAAACGtacataatgaaaaatatgcatataaaatgttaGTTTTTCCAATTGTCTCTTATGTATTATGCAAAAGAATTAttggttattttatatacaatgtgTTATCTCATTATTCACTCTCATTGATACAAGGCAAATAACTATTGTTTTcttagataaatttttaaatagaattagataatattaaatacatcttttgtgtaacatacatataaatataattttttaaaaatttgatttattctattaatgatactttaacattatttacatacatatattctattattctattttGTAAAAGTCAAATGAATGATAaatgttgaatatttataatttcatgtatttatgtaagaattaatgtacattttttcgaacgaattattattatttaaaaaataatataaattcattttataaataaaataatagaatttttttaatgttaagagaaatatatatttcattgaactaatacatatattcacatttatttaaaaataatacaagttCAAAAAAAAGACCAcataactattttattataaatacacataaatacacatatatgtgaaataagaaatcatatcgtcaaaataatattaaggAGATTGTTCTAGAGTATGTGATTATACAATAGTAGTTTTTCTgcacgttatatatttattattacaaattttaatatagatcTTTacttaaaagtaatttttattatacacaaaattatagatgtatatttgttcattaattatttcccATGACCTGCAGCTCGACGTAGTAAAacatatatcttttctttaatcCAATCCTTATTGTATGGGGCATATGTGTTTGTGGATTTTTGATAAACAAGACATGATAAATCTGTAAGTTGATCAACAAAATCAAACAATTGACTGATATCGTATGTTATAGTTGGCGTATTTGGATTTCGCCTTTTTAAATGTTCTTCATAAATCTTGCATACAcctgtattaaaaaatcaagcTTATTTTCCTCTATTTAtatcatgtatatatatatatttgatatatgattaaatattctgtgattcaataaaaaaattactaagTTTTAACTACAATATAGAATATCCTTACCTTCCATACATTCATTAACACTTTCATAATCAGAGTATGTTCTTGTTTCAGGTCTATTACCTGGTTGTACAAGCAATATTGTATGAGACTATAAcagataaaaacaaatattgcaatttagttattttaatgtatacactgtactaaataattttccatttttaaatacttattggttataatatttcaaaagagtaaatatttacattcttCGTGCCCCAATGTAAAAAGACATAGGTAcacatatgtattttaacataaaGATATTATGATATCTAAAATTGGCTATAAActgtgtaataattttaacttgGTTAAaacatttgtatatttataactattaacgtgaaaagaaatttaagtttcaactaaataaatatcaaaagtttGACATAACTTAAAGTAGTCAAAACAAAAGTCGATTACCATTTTTGCtcttaaattaagaaaaattcagtTATATGATTTTAGCGGTGTTTAagtttttctcaatttttatcaCTTTTACCACAATAATTCCacgcaataaaaaaaataaatcgtcGAAATCCCTTCAGAAAGCAACCTCAAAATTTCGACTCTAGAGTTTTCGATAATAACACTTGATTCACTTGGAACTTGGAATTTGGAACATACATCAGTTCAGTGGGAACATATCGTATTGTTCCTTCGTTCCTTGTATATTTCATGGTTCAATTTACGTTCCACATGTTTAACATTCATgttatgtttaaatataaattttgaaattaacgtcgagtttttaaagaaatgtGAAAATCCTAAAAGCGAATGAAAAACTACAAGATTATATGATTAAACTTAATGATTTAgtagttaaatatattaaatatattttattacgataaataaattatgttaagAATATTGAATGCAAAATTACCTgttatattaaagaaatgtatattatttaatatattcagcaaaattttattgttcctTATTccattcttatatataatactaattaaaaatattaagaaaatttgatCAAAATCTATGCGATAAAAatcctttatttctttaacattATCAAACTCATTTTaaatcatattaaatttattgtatattaaatagtatttaatgaatatttgttaaaaatttgcgtgcatttgtaaaattaaaatattaagatttatatttatatataatgcaaTTATAGTATGATAGTTTTTTGAAAGATATTCTTCACACACCGTTTTTATGAGAGATTACGTTGAGAAGCAGCTTGAACATACAAGAAATGTTGGCACGTCTTGAATTAACTTTATACGTGAGTAGTCGACGTCGACATAGAGCCACAGAGCACGAGTTGAGAGCATTGTCAGCGCggttttcttaaattaaaaaaatgaaaccgAAACCAGAATTGACCATCGAAGCAGCATGGACTAAGTTGCAACAATATTTTGATACTAATggttcaaaaattaaaatatatgatcTTTTTCAACAAAATCCTAAACGCTTCGAAAATTTTAGGTGAGTTTTATTAATCCTTGACATATGACCTTGAGATGACCTGAAGGTTATTTGCTTTAATAAAATGAGATTATTGTAAAAATCTTTGTCTGAATTGTTTATgagattaaaatgaaaaaaagcatttctattttacgtattattttatatagttatgatttttttcttgaaatatttctttcgttcaatTTCATATACGATAACGGAATACCtttcacataaaaatattgtggaaaataattgtaatatgattttatataacgatcattttaacgatatttaatttattaattagtctAGAAATTCCTACTCCTGATGATGGGCCAATTTTACTTGATTATTCTAAGAATCGGCTTACTGAAGAAGCATTGCAACTGTTATTGCAAttagtatgtattataatattgtacaagtattaaatttatattgcattaattataataagaagaaatttatatttaaatatatttaaatgctatataataatttattatattcgcaattataatatattttgtaaattttaaggCACGAGCACGTGAAATAGAAGCCGCAAGAGATGCCATGTTTAATggagagaaaattaatttcacagaGAATAGAGCAGTTTTACATATTGCTTTGCGCAATAGACTTAACAAACCAATATTAGTTGATAGTAAAGATGTAATGCCAGAAGTGAATGCTGTATTAAATCACATGAAACAATTTACTAATGaggtaaaatttatatattttatatataaatatatatatatatatataaaatatatataagaaagttttatattttatttttaacttttggaagtaataactttatatataatatttatttttttatattatatagattCTTTCAAAACAATGGAAAGGTTTTACTGGTAAACCAATTGAAGATGTTGTTAATATTGGAATTGGTGGTTCAGATTTggtatgttatataaattgtgatcataagatatataaattgGTTCCTCTTTTATTCATAtagctatatatttatatatatagggTCCTTTAATGGTAACTGAAGCATTAAAGGCATTTCATGTTGGACCACGAGTTCATTTTGTTAGTAACATAGATGGAACCCATATTGCtgaaactttgaaaaagtTGAATCCAGAAACAACTCTTTTTATAATAGCATCGAAAACATTTACTACTCAAGAGACGATTACAAATGCCACTTCTGCTAAAATATGGCTTTTGGATGCTTTAAAAGATGTGAGTAATGAAATAACAATCTTAAATTTAgtggtatataaaatatacttatttttatatagccTGCAGCAGTTGCACGTCATTTTGTTGCATTGTCTACTAATAATCAAAAAGTGAAAGAATTTGGTAttgatgaaaaaaatatgtttggaTTTTGGGACTGGGTTGGAGGACGTTATTCGTTATGGTCAGCTATTGGTTTATCAATCTGTTTGTCTAttggatttgaaaattttgaaaaattattgagcGGTGCACACTTTATGGATCAACATTTCTGTAGTGCTCCATTGGAGAAAAATGCAAGTATATTCTTAATCtttgtttgtaatattataattatatctttttaatgttttgagaaaaatattgaatcatCGAATTTTGttgtgtatttaataaaatattactttataggCACCAATTATATTAGCTCTTCTTGGAATATGGTaccataatttttacaaagcTGAAACACATgcattattaccatatgatcAGTACTTACATAGGTTTGCTGCTTATTTTCAACAAGGAGATATGGAAAGTAATGGAAAATATGTTACTCGTGCAgggaaaattgtaaattacagtactggtaaatattttatatattttatatgtctagaaaaaaaatacagttttttattttttctaattaagtATTATAAGTGTTTTATTCAGTTAAtgtgaaaaaagaattaatatttaaggTCCAATTGTGTGGGGAGAACCAGGTACTAATGGACAACATGCATTTTACCAGTTACTACATCAGGGTACTAGACTTGTCCCTgctgattttttaattccaataCAGTCACAtaataaggtattattataattaataattggaaACTATCATTCGAAAAgaaagttttaatataatagCAGGTAATAAGACATTCTTAATTTAGGTTCAAGGAAATCTCCatcataaaatattgcttGCAAATTGTTTTGCACAAACCGAAGCTTTgatgaaaggaaaaaatgagAATGAAGCACGAACTGAATTGCAAAAAGCAGGAATGAATCCTGAGCaaataaatctattattaCCACATAAGATGTTTGAGGGAAATAGACCAACCAATACTATTCTTCTTAAGAAAATAACGCCTTTTATTCTTGGAGCTTTGATTGGTAAATTTAAtgcatatattaatatatcatttaaatgtatcatttagtttaatcgtaatttatgtttaaagCAATGTACGAGCATAAAATCTTCGTGCAAGGGATTATTTGGGATATCAATTCCTTTGATCAATGGGGGTAAGTAATAACTTCATCATTGAATACTGGAAAactttgaaatatgtaaaaatatataattttattttaatagtgTTGAATTAGGAAAGCAGTTGGCAAAGGTAATTGAACCTGAATTAGAAAGTACTCAAGCAGTTACAAACCATGATTCATCAACAAACGGGTTGATCGCATTTGCTAAAAATCATAGCTCGTAAAAAGTTCCtcaaatgatataaaataaataattgaggTATAATAAAGTAGTAATTGTCAATTATTACAATCAAACTCTTGTTAAAGTATATGCAAGttgttatagaaatataattttttaatgttctttTACTGATTCTTATCACAAATTGTAGTATCAagaagtttttaattatatcaatacatttattaaattactgtAAGTGAAAGATATAAGATGACACCGCAAATTGTTAAatgatgaaaaaattatttatcgaaataataatctgttgttttatttttatgatattattctataatttttataaatatgtatttaataaataatataatcatatttttctgtttctttttttattattaccttggtttctatattattaacaaatatgttgatattaaattcaataataaatatctaattataacTTTGTCTTAACGTATACTATATGTCGTTCTAATAACAATATGTGAGACAAAATTTaacacaaaaatattacacataaaggcaaaaaatataaaaaattataaaataaagatttaaaatttataacaaagcgaatctatattttaagatatttcgTCATTTgcttattactatattttatcatgtacatatgtatatatattgtactgCGTATTTTACTATACATGCATACAATACGCCATATACGGCGGAAAAAGTGTTTCATCTTTCCAGACGATATCACACCATTTACCCATTCACACTTCATACTTTTTCCGTGTTAGAAGATTGGGGGTGTGGTTATTGATGGTGTAGAACGCGTTTTTTTAAGTACCTTATTAATAATGGCATTTCTTTTAAACAAATACAGGCACTTCGAAGAAAGGATATTGCAAAGTTTGAAAGATAATGGCATAAAACATCGGTATGTTTATTATTCAGTGTATAAATGTAAAGGTCAACGTGACTTAACCTAGAAATCTGTTTAAGAATGTTAACtatttaatatgtttaaattttgtatttacatcattaaaaattatgtaacattaaattttattcaatatattgtaatatataaatattttgtatgtataaataatgtatatataaatactctaaaatattcaattatgtattataaattactagtGTGTTTGATCTATTTTATGCTACTTATTTATAACTATAGtggtatattattataataaaagtgtTTTTATGATGATTTATCTTCAGCTAagttctatataaaaatattaacattaagaaatattttcagtatAAAAGCTGACAGTGGACTATGGCTTGGAACATTAGTAGGTTTAAGTGCAATTTTAACTCTATTAAAGGAAGGTGCTAGTTACTCTGAAATCTGCCTCATTGTGGGTCTCACGGGAATTGGTCTTGTTATTAGTTCCATatgtttatatttgaaattgtcAACTGAGAAAGTGACAGTTAAAGATTTTCaagctatatattttttaccagCTATAATAACATCCTTACTATACCTTCTTGTAGTAAATAAAggtatatcaatttataaatattgttttatattgttaataataacctttaatattttatgaattaattaaagttaaattatattaagttttatcttataatatgatttgtttaaatcaacttttttatgtaaatattcattatctattttataaaatcatattattttagttaaagcaaattattttatttattgataaataaGAACAGGATTACTGGTGAGTGTCACATGGGGCTTAAGTATTGGAAGTTTAGGAACATGGGGTATTCTTCAATTGATGTCTacatttccttgttgtttcaCAATTGGAGAAGCAACAGCAGTTATGCATGGATGTATTTTGTTTCTAATGTCTGTAGTAACAAACTTGCCACTAAGATATCATCTACCACCAATCCATGATGATGATATTGCAACAGTTATTTTACAGGTATTGTAAAGGAAATCTTCTacagataataaatttgatatgatcaataattgaaaattataatttcagatTGCAATGTTATATGTGATATCAGTATGTTTAATATCTAGttattttccaatgtttcGCTTAGccagaaatttttatttaatgacaATCTCACTTTTATTGATTGTAGTCTTACcattaatgtatattttattggatcaaaaccctctaatctggacattttactttgtttgcaataaaacaaataaggtgcatataataataattttgcagtatttcttatataagtatcaaattatttttaacagttGCAAATATTGCAGATCATGTTAATTGGATACTGGGCTTTATGTTTAGTACTAGGTGTAATAGTTGTCACATACCAGGTATTATTAAATCTCCAAGCAACATCTTCAACTCGAAAAATGTTTCACTTATTGGCTGTACTTGTGTATATACCTGGTTTAATATATGAACGCATATTGTTGTATCTAGCTAGTGGTGTAATAATGGGACTGTTTGTATTTCTTGAGGTATATCAAGTTTAAGAAACTAAGTTTTCTTGaagtttatatttacaatatttttaaatttcctattgataatttcttacttttttaGTTGATGAGGTACTTACAAATATCGCCTCTTGGAGAATTATTACAGCAGGGATTTTCTGTGTTTGCTGATGAGAAAGATAATTTGATTTCTTTAACACCTCTCTATTTGCTCTGTGGTTTGTCTTTTCCACTTTGGATGCCTACCAACAATCTTTCATTATTAGTTTTGCTTAGTGGTATCTTAACAGTTGGTGTGGGCGATACTGCTGCTAGTTTTGTTGGTAGTAGATGGGGTTTTCATAAATGGACCAATTCGAATAAGTCTGTTGAAGGAACAATTGCTTGCATTTTTAGCCAAATTGGATTAATATGTCTTTTAGCATTTATGggtatgtattatttaaaatttttctttcaaatttttatgaattaaatttatatatatttataatatacataaatttaaatatatttaatatatttaataatatctttgtGGAAGTCTGATAAAATACTGATTAAAAtaactaattattaaaattgttatttttaaaaaatatatactggTACATCACAAAATTAATGTATGTTTTTTAATAGGCTACGTAGATAATGGTTGGTTATTTTTACAAAGCTTATTATCGAGTATTGTGTTGTCATTTATTGAAGCACAAACAAATCAAGTTGACAATCTGGCATTACCATTGTTCATGTACATGTGTCTAATGGTCTAAGCAAACAATAGGTAAcagtaattgttttaaaacaaatttgaacatATTTGATTGTTCAATGTAGTGTGGACCAAAggtgtagtgtttccttaattcatttctttatttgtgtcgttatatttgaagatacgtacatatttcCTTGTATATAACATCCTTTTTCACACTAACTTGTTTTGTTATGAGTAATACTTAAAATTAGTTACTAgtcaaaagtttttttttgcactatatattatttcattattatatagcTCTATGGTTctatatcatttaaaaatgtatgcattattggaaatatttattttgtaatttatatttcaagtgAATAACAGAAAAATCTTACTCGTGTATATTACTGTTGAAAgttatgttaaataatatttatataaaattgttcatatttgtatataaatattatattaaatatgtatatgaatttGTTTGACACACAAAATAGCACATGAAACACTAGCTACTTTATGCTTGATATTGCATttaatcatctgatttgtttaaaaaagatgAGTGGAATGCCTGTACTGTTATGACGGTTCACATAATTTGGTATTCCGTAACGCGTAATTTATTCATTCCTACCGatgcatttttgtatttcaCTCGAAAGAGTTTGTAAACAAAatctgataataaaatatttttatagttgtatgtatgtatattattgatattttattgtttagtaattacagaaaagaataaacaaaaaaagaaaaaataaatgtttattgtaAGGTGGAATAACTTTTTTTGCGTTAATCTTGCAGTAATCTGAAAGTGTAATTAATTCGTATCATATTAGTATATCGCATTCTTTCCTAATGTCAAATTTTTCTGGTAAATAATGTAGTTACCATAAGGTATGCTATATATTTAGAAGAGGACGAGTCTGAAAAAGATCATTAAAATTATctcgtttcattattttattgacCACACAGCCTTAAAATCTGACCGTACACATGTCATCATACGCCATGTCTATACGCGTACATGATATGCGGAATGTTCGAAAAGCACCGATTTCTTGTCAAGGCTTATCATTAATTGCAAACTCtgcattaaatataattctattatacCGCAGATTTTATTcgtgaagaaaaatattaataacattatatattaaaagtgtctagatttctttcttattttttttctaaatcgtTAGACGTGACTTGTCACGGTATCGCATATTAATTTCTGTGTAGAAATCTGTCTACAAGACGAGTCGAATaataaactaaaattataaatacatctaaattaatatttgattaaaaatattgatatagtaaaaatacatgtatgcgaaaatattacaatattacagtAGATCTATAATTTTAAGTGTATGTAAACTGATATGTGCAGTGGTATAGTTTCTCtgttaacatttttcttcacgaattattttttatatcatctTTTTAAACaactctttttaaatattagtggttatgtcgtattaatttattaaagtttattggtatttatatatgtgtatatttatgAATCGTTTATAAGTGCCATtagtttttgtaaatattaaaggtgcggttagatatttttatttcaagaagTACAGTTTATTTATAACTGCCGATTGATTGCATCATTTAAAACACAACATTAAAATGATCAGAAGAGAAagatgaaaacaaaaaagaaagaggatgaaatagaaacaaattagaaaatttatattatcttttccaatataaaaattattacaaaaataaaatacttcttaTCGTGGTTATTCGTATTGTTAAAGagtttatatataaaagtagctTATTACATAACTTATGAGTTATGTGTAGTTCACTTAATCTGGCGTTGCAATATGAAACATGATACGGAAGTCatgaattatttcaaattatttttgtaaaatagcATTGCAAAATAGTATTGAAAacttattttgcaaaagattcttattaatttattaagttggaaatatactatatttaaggtataatataaaattaattcataaataaatatattaattataaataaattaatctaggaataaataaaatatctaaattatttaCGCATCTTTTACTGCATTTCCAACTTATACGATGTTAATTATTGTCCCACCGCATGTAGGTATTTccttttgtaaaaaatgtcaGGCTGTTTTAATGTCAAATGAAAcgtttttcaatatattaatacagtaaattatttttagtatataattttttttacatatgtatacacctcaaatttaaattttacgttGGGatgtgtaattattatattataaagttttATCGAACAATAAAAAGTTTATCGTTGTCAAAATTATTATGTCGACAGTTATGTCTCATAAAAATTATGGACCAAGCGACAAATACGTTCtgaaacatacatataaaacagaaaatattggaagataataaattatatcaatatatggtgaattagaaaataatttttaagcgaCTCATTgcatttaaatatgtatgataAATTCAcgtattatactttattgaAAAACAGGGAAGGGTTGGATTCTAAACAATCGAAGTGAATCTCTTTTCTATATTCCATAAACGAGTATTAACTACATCGTAAATCTCAATACAAAAAATCGTTGTTGTAAAGTCCCTAACCGCGAAATTATCgacaaatgaaagaagaaaaatgatgaaaGGAACTGTGACAAGAACGGTGATTTTCCAGCATTCCATACCGACGTTCATTATGTTACATCGCATCTGTCGATCTCACGAAGCTGCGTTTCCGCATTGGTAAATCGCTGTCTTATTCGAAAATCGTCGAACGATTAATAACAAGCTCAAGGAGAACGACAGATGATATTTATGAGATGTCTTACTACGTGCTACTTATTATAGTCGTTTCTTATATAGTTGTATCTGTAATTGTAtagcaattaaataaatatcctgAAACTCTCGATCGTGTAAttccgttttatttttatctttcgttCCACCATGGTGCGCAATAGTACCGATCTTCTGGTTTCTCTCATTTCTTTCtactatatttaattacgaaaatttatgtattcggtgtatttttgtaattttttttgtgATATATTACGATGTACCTGTTGTtactttcgttttttattGGTGCTGATCTATGCCCACATTTTGTCGTTGCATCTTCCTCTTTTGCAAACAATCGGTTTCTCCCTTTGCCTTAGCAGCTCTCTTTCTGATCTTGCCATTGCATCTTTTGCAAAGGAAG
This Bombus pascuorum chromosome 1, iyBomPasc1.1, whole genome shotgun sequence DNA region includes the following protein-coding sequences:
- the LOC132907901 gene encoding enhancer of rudimentary homolog isoform X2; translation: MSHTILLVQPGNRPETRTYSDYESVNECMEGVCKIYEEHLKRRNPNTPTITYDISQLFDFVDQLTDLSCLVYQKSTNTYAPYNKDWIKEKIYVLLRRAAGHGK
- the LOC132907901 gene encoding enhancer of rudimentary homolog isoform X1 produces the protein MCTYVFLHWGTKNSHTILLVQPGNRPETRTYSDYESVNECMEGVCKIYEEHLKRRNPNTPTITYDISQLFDFVDQLTDLSCLVYQKSTNTYAPYNKDWIKEKIYVLLRRAAGHGK
- the LOC132907767 gene encoding glucose-6-phosphate isomerase — protein: MKPKPELTIEAAWTKLQQYFDTNGSKIKIYDLFQQNPKRFENFSLEIPTPDDGPILLDYSKNRLTEEALQLLLQLARAREIEAARDAMFNGEKINFTENRAVLHIALRNRLNKPILVDSKDVMPEVNAVLNHMKQFTNEILSKQWKGFTGKPIEDVVNIGIGGSDLGPLMVTEALKAFHVGPRVHFVSNIDGTHIAETLKKLNPETTLFIIASKTFTTQETITNATSAKIWLLDALKDPAAVARHFVALSTNNQKVKEFGIDEKNMFGFWDWVGGRYSLWSAIGLSICLSIGFENFEKLLSGAHFMDQHFCSAPLEKNAPIILALLGIWYHNFYKAETHALLPYDQYLHRFAAYFQQGDMESNGKYVTRAGKIVNYSTGPIVWGEPGTNGQHAFYQLLHQGTRLVPADFLIPIQSHNKVQGNLHHKILLANCFAQTEALMKGKNENEARTELQKAGMNPEQINLLLPHKMFEGNRPTNTILLKKITPFILGALIAMYEHKIFVQGIIWDINSFDQWGVELGKQLAKVIEPELESTQAVTNHDSSTNGLIAFAKNHSS
- the LOC132907787 gene encoding dolichol kinase, encoding MAFLLNKYRHFEERILQSLKDNGIKHRIKADSGLWLGTLVGLSAILTLLKEGASYSEICLIVGLTGIGLVISSICLYLKLSTEKVTVKDFQAIYFLPAIITSLLYLLVVNKGLLVSVTWGLSIGSLGTWGILQLMSTFPCCFTIGEATAVMHGCILFLMSVVTNLPLRYHLPPIHDDDIATVILQIAMLYVISVCLISSYFPMFRLARNFYLMTISLLLIVVLPLMYILLDQNPLIWTFYFVCNKTNKIMLIGYWALCLVLGVIVVTYQVLLNLQATSSTRKMFHLLAVLVYIPGLIYERILLYLASGVIMGLFVFLELMRYLQISPLGELLQQGFSVFADEKDNLISLTPLYLLCGLSFPLWMPTNNLSLLVLLSGILTVGVGDTAASFVGSRWGFHKWTNSNKSVEGTIACIFSQIGLICLLAFMGYVDNGWLFLQSLLSSIVLSFIEAQTNQVDNLALPLFMYMCLMV